A genomic stretch from Limnobacter thiooxidans includes:
- a CDS encoding site-specific integrase — translation MPELDRLASAAQYRVEDLEELTEDTSNTPNVIRISRIGLRKTKVADSRASVDAATQASRLRYISDFLEFFSGYVGATLCDAERKRLEMSTSFALKAFREHIPTVSKRAKLNARIGLSEQEQHRLLEVINPESSLNPWTRGYVRKRNWLLIVLLLASGMRRGELLGLQIGDLNAEAPKLRILRRADTEKDPRRIQPCTKTFDREIELARPVMKALWDFINNDRRAIKRARTVPQIFVSDEGAPLSHASIDKVFFQLRSVFPGLPMTLTSHVMRHTWNERFSEKAEAMGVSETVEERARNSQQGWSDNSRMAATYTRRYTAKKGREVALKLQERLDALTNKN, via the coding sequence ATGCCAGAACTCGATAGGTTGGCCTCAGCTGCACAGTATCGGGTGGAGGATTTAGAAGAGTTGACAGAAGATACCTCTAATACACCAAACGTTATTCGAATTTCTCGAATCGGTTTACGAAAGACGAAAGTGGCCGACTCGCGGGCCTCTGTTGATGCTGCCACCCAAGCTTCTAGACTCCGATACATCTCCGATTTTTTAGAGTTTTTCTCTGGTTATGTTGGCGCAACGCTTTGTGATGCTGAACGAAAGCGGCTTGAAATGAGCACAAGTTTTGCATTGAAGGCGTTTCGGGAGCATATCCCCACTGTTTCTAAAAGAGCGAAATTGAATGCCCGCATTGGGTTAAGTGAACAGGAGCAACATCGACTACTTGAAGTTATTAATCCTGAGTCATCTCTTAATCCGTGGACAAGAGGATATGTCAGAAAGCGAAATTGGTTGCTTATCGTCTTATTGTTGGCTTCTGGAATGCGACGTGGTGAGCTACTCGGTCTTCAAATTGGGGATTTGAATGCGGAGGCGCCAAAGCTACGAATTCTAAGACGCGCCGATACTGAAAAAGACCCGCGTCGGATTCAACCATGTACCAAAACATTCGACCGAGAAATCGAATTAGCGCGACCTGTTATGAAGGCCCTATGGGACTTCATTAATAACGATAGGCGGGCAATCAAGAGGGCAAGAACAGTACCTCAGATTTTTGTTTCGGACGAAGGTGCGCCCCTCTCACATGCAAGTATTGACAAAGTCTTTTTTCAGTTGAGGTCAGTCTTTCCAGGTTTGCCAATGACACTGACAAGTCATGTCATGCGGCATACCTGGAATGAGCGATTTTCCGAGAAAGCTGAGGCTATGGGTGTCTCGGAAACAGTGGAGGAAAGGGCGCGCAACAGCCAGCAAGGTTGGAGTGACAACTCGAGGATGGCTGCCACTTACACACGCAGATATACAGCAAAAAAAGGCCGCGAAGTTGCTTTGAAATTACAGGAACGTTTAGATGCGCTCACTAACAAAAATTGA
- a CDS encoding integrase: MSASTLHFISRTEFQASVNIEAFVSLCKQSSVLDSSKQFDSNIWDLGYFKGQNKIQRAIFSSMEASQISQSQPFLAQPFLDFAKALLVYLHDKRPVVCQAVRVSALRFLEAALRGCGKDSCPTAVNEDVLDTAVELARKQLSARVAYRVAGQLELISELMNSKRFIVLRQRWHHGMNKPRELGSRISKESIEAREKKLPSAAVLRALANIFHQATKPMHILVSSYTALMLCAPERINEVLRLSRNCIVRGDGRFSGRVGIRWAGSKGASDTIKWIPSAMVSVAEKAVSNLLRVSLPAQQIAEWYTNNPKEIYIHQTIGYLRNYEYLTVSEVADILWGDDTKRHSAYSWVIANGIPSVSLGAKGKGYSFKHVEEAVLKLLPPTFPYVLGAPELLCKDSLALVRLNESHCARATYVCMFHCVDNSIVTNPLGRPGHRSIFEDFSFTEDDGSAIWVRSHSFRHYLNMLAQMGGLSSAEIAIFSGRKDVGQNRAYDHMSSEEIQAPVGRAIKEGLSGDLVPITSRNLVARSEFAASGVAAAHTTEFGWCQHNFASEPCQMYRDCINCEEQVCIKGEARKEANLRSLKVETEHLLSQACQALTNEEYGADTWVVHQMKTLERVNVLLSILDDPSVSDGARIRLNIENAPLVTLADSETITKAVTFERRKRLK, encoded by the coding sequence ATGAGTGCATCTACTCTGCATTTCATTTCAAGAACAGAGTTTCAAGCCTCAGTGAATATCGAAGCCTTCGTCTCACTGTGCAAACAGTCTTCAGTGTTGGATTCTAGTAAGCAGTTCGACTCAAATATTTGGGATTTAGGTTACTTCAAAGGGCAAAACAAAATCCAGAGAGCAATTTTTAGTTCTATGGAGGCTTCCCAGATTTCCCAATCACAGCCATTTTTGGCACAGCCATTTTTGGATTTTGCAAAAGCCTTATTGGTTTACTTGCATGATAAGCGACCTGTCGTTTGTCAAGCTGTTCGTGTCTCTGCACTTCGATTTCTTGAAGCTGCTCTAAGGGGTTGTGGAAAGGACTCTTGCCCAACGGCAGTGAACGAGGACGTCTTGGACACTGCTGTTGAGCTGGCGAGGAAACAATTATCCGCAAGGGTAGCCTATAGAGTTGCTGGTCAATTGGAGCTAATTAGCGAACTGATGAACTCCAAAAGATTTATCGTTCTCAGGCAGCGCTGGCATCATGGAATGAATAAACCACGTGAGCTGGGTTCTCGTATTTCAAAGGAGTCAATCGAGGCTAGAGAAAAAAAATTGCCATCGGCAGCGGTATTGAGAGCCTTGGCCAATATTTTTCATCAAGCAACAAAACCAATGCATATTTTAGTGTCAAGTTACACAGCTCTTATGCTGTGTGCGCCAGAGCGGATTAACGAAGTACTTAGGTTAAGCCGGAATTGCATCGTGCGAGGTGACGGACGATTTTCTGGAAGAGTTGGAATACGGTGGGCTGGTTCGAAAGGGGCCTCGGATACTATTAAATGGATTCCGTCTGCCATGGTCTCTGTGGCAGAGAAAGCCGTATCAAATTTGTTGAGAGTTTCGCTTCCTGCTCAGCAAATTGCAGAGTGGTATACAAACAATCCCAAAGAAATATATATCCATCAAACAATTGGATATTTAAGAAATTACGAATATCTAACGGTTTCTGAAGTGGCTGACATACTTTGGGGTGACGATACAAAACGTCACTCTGCCTATTCGTGGGTAATAGCGAATGGGATACCGAGCGTGTCTTTGGGGGCAAAAGGCAAAGGGTATTCGTTCAAGCATGTAGAGGAAGCTGTTTTGAAACTGTTACCACCCACTTTTCCTTACGTCCTAGGTGCTCCCGAACTTCTCTGCAAGGACTCATTAGCGCTTGTGCGACTGAACGAAAGCCACTGCGCAAGAGCAACTTATGTGTGCATGTTTCATTGCGTGGACAATTCAATTGTTACTAATCCCTTGGGTCGCCCTGGGCATAGGTCTATCTTTGAAGACTTTTCTTTCACAGAGGATGATGGTTCAGCCATTTGGGTTCGAAGTCACAGCTTTAGGCACTATCTCAATATGCTTGCCCAGATGGGGGGGCTGAGTAGTGCAGAAATTGCAATTTTTTCGGGACGAAAGGATGTTGGTCAGAATAGAGCCTATGACCATATGAGTTCAGAAGAGATTCAAGCGCCTGTGGGCCGGGCAATTAAAGAAGGTTTGAGTGGCGATTTAGTACCTATTACCAGCAGGAATTTGGTGGCTCGAAGCGAGTTCGCTGCGTCGGGAGTAGCCGCCGCGCACACAACTGAATTTGGCTGGTGTCAACATAACTTTGCGAGTGAGCCTTGCCAAATGTACAGGGATTGCATTAACTGCGAAGAACAGGTTTGCATTAAAGGGGAGGCTCGTAAAGAGGCCAATTTGCGAAGTCTCAAAGTGGAGACTGAGCATCTGTTGAGCCAGGCTTGTCAAGCCCTTACTAATGAAGAGTACGGCGCAGACACATGGGTCGTCCATCAAATGAAAACCCTAGAAAGGGTTAATGTTTTGTTATCGATTCTTGATGACCCGTCAGTATCTGATGGTGCACGAATTCGGCTCAACATTGAGAATGCGCCACTCGTCACTCTAGCTGACTCTGAGACCATAACTAAAGCAGTAACTTTTGAAAGAAGAAAGCGTCTTAAATGA
- a CDS encoding CHAT domain-containing protein, whose product MSTYEPDKKRVQGFDPIAILGNGFTLGGADLVTGGSLREVVGRMTAALLLALRDKKGGLVFPGGVIFLPPSQATMVTHANVFSALLEAIQELRGSPVDTKEEKVLRRIVKVQHTSSLEVGDLIREAQGSPERSFIVVAEASRFRDPAVKLPVTFGATATRLPEDNWTPHVASLCRQLVSVVKRMDSYAFVHVPELPARNPINQQQLMSIDDCGVVELTYEGDIEQILAHNSELWLSMAVQGRLHEVETQLDNLKLSTGYKFHTLVQLVNRTGNKEETLAFIKRFRPYLPELPSEVAIQVSHFAANAGDIVLAQELLPNVPNSIRDPMWLEEGLEVATQLEDNDRIAQYDARLEILSPHSERLRENRDRRLLMNCRDALISEGQRFTTAGFTIYHLELQRCMLESDPDYDAAIKLADGWGQEWWELAVVCCAIRAESLGFYRDAANAACLITSSKLYGRQATQVLLASVKAMMLRELVPKTEYDVYRVLFKSAFQFLASHPSDYRVRSSLTSLLSVEACGDLGMPIVASSMLALAERGITLSRPETERDEFKAYLLDNQVRTSITNAFKWMDERGIGEPGVTVIPRELILAPPDDVVAALKQTVLNANGVLGEDADLTFLEKLVFIVCAVCPHAIQERDCDIELMRLLASQFAISGQFQRARDFAEQILLMGQRTVICRRLAWGAFADIHHRCHNHVTALVGSACALATDAAVQKEDLWQEVYVIHRTLRDLGLFELAQSFLIPMKKLREDLGFDPSTDFQIIAADLGLQLMQADEKPLHELQELLTKIAKASEDALEHKNRLFPLAVLLGQIITKVKVAGGVVAPARDRLLKTALQQVGLRAANTIRTMSTDKPTALEVLALFNEVERATFVSDIACDYAYIEIASRRLLGAGLKDAPIPSEAAFAVELLSDHTLSTRSKIPPMTVEWATQYAYELNDLGYSVVFMALDNEGELSVINVADRQVCKIEQQRLENTFQRRFEGWLEEFPKGYGTVDRDEGNNIFYLTMEQLAINFPEADRLIVVAEPALQQLTTNLVVMRSEVNSCEYLAGTRISIGMVPSLTWLAATRAAPRARKIGYKAWVSAQSDEVPIEPGTGQGEQDGVQVVQTLDVALGRLKGSFEEFGFSVNTGRRLPAGLGDASLAVVIAHGGLSNEGRYLRSIRDDYSLIESPSALANAIGGTELVVLFVCSGGRIDKNPWNNSTTSLPKQLLNCGSRAVVASPWPLSVIVTHNWLDPFLRAWEVGETVLEATRKANDEVARKLGDVPQYSLAMQVYGDVLLTRSAGV is encoded by the coding sequence GTGAGTACATACGAACCCGACAAAAAAAGAGTCCAAGGTTTTGACCCGATTGCTATATTAGGTAATGGATTTACCTTAGGCGGCGCAGACTTGGTGACTGGTGGCTCATTGCGTGAGGTTGTTGGTCGCATGACAGCAGCTCTCTTATTGGCGCTTCGCGATAAAAAAGGGGGTTTGGTGTTTCCAGGAGGAGTTATCTTCTTGCCGCCTTCACAAGCGACGATGGTTACTCACGCGAACGTATTTTCGGCTTTGCTCGAGGCTATACAGGAACTGCGCGGTTCTCCAGTTGATACCAAAGAAGAAAAAGTTCTTCGACGTATTGTGAAAGTTCAGCATACCTCCAGTCTTGAGGTTGGGGATTTGATTCGCGAAGCGCAAGGCAGCCCTGAACGTAGCTTTATCGTGGTAGCAGAGGCGAGCCGCTTTAGAGACCCTGCGGTGAAACTGCCAGTTACTTTTGGAGCGACCGCCACGAGGCTTCCCGAGGACAACTGGACTCCCCATGTGGCGTCACTGTGTCGGCAATTGGTTTCAGTTGTTAAACGTATGGACTCCTATGCTTTCGTGCACGTGCCAGAACTTCCGGCTCGAAATCCGATAAATCAGCAACAGCTTATGTCTATAGATGATTGTGGAGTTGTTGAGTTGACCTATGAAGGTGATATTGAGCAGATTCTCGCTCATAACAGTGAGCTGTGGCTATCAATGGCTGTTCAAGGCCGACTCCACGAAGTGGAGACTCAACTTGATAATTTGAAGCTTTCGACAGGCTATAAATTTCACACGCTCGTTCAGCTTGTAAATCGAACCGGAAACAAAGAAGAGACGCTCGCATTTATTAAACGTTTCCGTCCTTACCTGCCTGAGCTTCCATCGGAGGTCGCCATTCAGGTCTCTCACTTCGCCGCAAACGCTGGTGATATAGTTTTAGCCCAGGAGTTGCTGCCCAACGTGCCCAACAGTATACGCGACCCAATGTGGCTCGAAGAGGGGCTAGAAGTTGCTACTCAACTTGAAGACAATGACCGAATAGCGCAGTACGATGCTCGTCTAGAAATTTTGTCACCACATTCGGAACGACTGAGAGAAAACCGCGACCGTCGGCTTCTAATGAACTGTCGAGATGCGTTGATTAGTGAGGGTCAGCGGTTCACAACGGCTGGCTTCACAATTTATCATCTTGAGTTACAACGATGTATGCTCGAGTCCGACCCAGACTATGATGCTGCAATTAAGCTGGCTGACGGCTGGGGGCAAGAATGGTGGGAGCTCGCGGTGGTGTGCTGCGCGATACGTGCAGAAAGTCTAGGCTTTTATCGTGATGCTGCTAACGCAGCTTGTCTTATCACCTCGTCAAAGCTTTATGGGCGGCAGGCTACTCAAGTGCTCTTGGCCTCTGTAAAAGCTATGATGCTTCGAGAGTTAGTTCCGAAGACAGAGTACGATGTTTACAGGGTGCTTTTTAAATCTGCTTTTCAATTCTTGGCGAGTCATCCTTCTGACTATCGAGTCCGCTCGAGTCTGACTTCACTTCTTTCTGTCGAGGCATGTGGTGACTTAGGCATGCCTATAGTAGCTTCAAGTATGCTCGCTTTAGCAGAGCGCGGTATCACGTTGTCAAGACCGGAGACAGAACGAGATGAGTTCAAAGCTTACTTGCTTGACAATCAAGTGCGGACTTCAATAACTAACGCATTTAAATGGATGGACGAAAGAGGTATTGGTGAGCCAGGTGTTACCGTGATTCCACGAGAGCTTATCCTTGCACCTCCAGACGATGTTGTCGCGGCGCTCAAGCAGACGGTTCTAAATGCTAACGGAGTGTTGGGGGAAGACGCCGACCTAACATTTTTGGAAAAGCTGGTATTCATTGTTTGCGCGGTGTGTCCTCACGCAATACAAGAACGTGATTGCGACATCGAATTGATGCGCTTGCTCGCATCACAATTTGCAATCTCGGGCCAATTTCAACGTGCTCGAGATTTCGCAGAACAGATTTTGTTAATGGGACAAAGGACTGTAATTTGCCGACGGTTGGCATGGGGTGCATTTGCCGATATCCATCATCGTTGTCATAACCACGTCACCGCGCTTGTGGGTTCAGCCTGTGCGCTTGCTACTGATGCTGCTGTTCAAAAAGAAGACCTTTGGCAAGAGGTGTACGTCATCCATCGAACACTGCGTGACCTTGGTCTCTTTGAGCTAGCTCAGAGTTTCCTTATTCCCATGAAGAAGCTACGGGAAGATTTAGGTTTTGACCCAAGTACAGATTTTCAAATTATCGCCGCCGATTTAGGTTTGCAGCTCATGCAGGCTGATGAGAAGCCTCTACATGAACTACAAGAATTACTGACTAAAATCGCCAAAGCATCCGAAGATGCGCTTGAGCATAAAAATCGTCTATTCCCTCTCGCGGTGCTTCTAGGTCAAATCATCACAAAGGTCAAAGTGGCGGGCGGTGTCGTAGCGCCGGCTAGAGACAGGCTGCTTAAAACTGCGCTTCAACAAGTCGGACTTAGGGCTGCAAATACAATAAGAACCATGTCCACAGATAAACCTACAGCTCTCGAAGTTTTAGCCTTGTTTAATGAAGTGGAACGAGCAACCTTCGTTTCAGATATCGCTTGCGACTATGCCTATATTGAAATCGCATCTAGACGTCTTTTGGGAGCAGGGCTAAAAGACGCGCCCATTCCTTCAGAGGCAGCGTTTGCTGTTGAGTTGCTTTCTGACCATACTTTAAGTACGCGCTCCAAAATTCCACCTATGACTGTTGAGTGGGCGACTCAATATGCTTATGAATTAAATGACCTGGGTTATAGCGTCGTATTTATGGCATTAGATAACGAGGGTGAGCTATCGGTTATCAATGTAGCGGACCGTCAAGTTTGCAAAATTGAACAGCAACGCTTGGAGAATACGTTCCAGAGGCGATTTGAAGGGTGGCTTGAGGAATTTCCAAAGGGGTATGGAACAGTTGACCGTGACGAAGGTAACAACATCTTTTATCTCACTATGGAGCAATTAGCGATTAATTTTCCTGAAGCAGATAGGTTGATTGTTGTCGCAGAGCCAGCACTTCAACAGTTGACCACCAACCTTGTGGTCATGCGTTCCGAAGTTAACAGTTGTGAATATCTTGCAGGTACACGGATATCCATCGGCATGGTACCTTCGCTGACATGGCTCGCAGCTACTAGGGCCGCACCGCGCGCTCGTAAAATTGGTTATAAGGCTTGGGTTTCTGCACAATCTGATGAAGTCCCTATCGAGCCTGGTACTGGGCAGGGTGAGCAAGATGGTGTTCAAGTTGTTCAAACCCTTGATGTCGCTCTAGGTCGTCTTAAAGGAAGTTTTGAGGAATTTGGATTTTCCGTAAATACTGGACGCAGACTTCCAGCTGGTTTGGGAGACGCGAGTCTCGCGGTGGTAATAGCCCACGGAGGGCTAAGTAATGAGGGCCGCTATTTACGCAGTATTCGGGATGATTACAGTCTCATCGAGTCCCCTTCTGCTTTGGCTAATGCTATTGGAGGAACTGAGTTGGTAGTTCTTTTTGTGTGCAGTGGAGGGCGTATCGACAAAAATCCTTGGAACAACTCCACCACCAGCTTACCAAAGCAACTTTTGAATTGTGGTAGCCGCGCGGTGGTAGCTTCACCGTGGCCACTAAGCGTGATTGTTACACACAATTGGCTCGACCCGTTCCTAAGAGCCTGGGAAGTGGGGGAAACCGTTCTTGAGGCTACTCGAAAGGCCAATGATGAAGTTGCAAGAAAATTGGGAGACGTCCCACAATATTCACTTGCAATGCAAGTGTATGGTGATGTTTTGCTGACTCGTTCAGCTGGCGTTTGA
- a CDS encoding Atrophin-1 multi-domain protein, which produces MSIRAVTTQPILNVSILLMASIAVQSPNALAQAYEPICQVGVASGYCRAPSVLTTLEALPEPTPLPLPTPVVPAPTVTPSASVSPLSMGNPLDLTPYDFGSFNRPFSLNSLWNIRPKFVTLGTAEIPKSTYYPLIGTGKYSTTAFLAKPTDPAVKVYPLPGTYGVWDPDAEANFPSIDIPHWPADTLPASGTDGHADIVDVENGMIHSFWQLRQTNGRWVAAQYAWSKLDGRGWGDGSHYFQGARASGIASIAGLIRKNEINDGASQYFHALAMSLTYTGMSEYEQFVFPATSGDRTWRENTGRFPTGALLMLPPSFDSSKISNPDLRKVVNTLKTYGAYVVDRNVGTPFYIYVENGSGFNLHKGGWNSAVGNDLQKIRAALRQVIYAKDWVNALGQPVAALAPLNATSMRGPWKPMVKGGAVPVYDSRKQGVTFGKTDKAYWAESASDRSIPRVSWAKPVKGRLYEFKVKATNGGRAYLRFWGNGAEQFNTRALGDGETYRFNWPMVNGVSILGVVSGVGDKTFIQGMLTEVAQ; this is translated from the coding sequence ATGAGTATTCGAGCCGTTACCACCCAGCCCATCCTCAATGTCAGTATTTTGTTGATGGCCTCCATTGCAGTTCAATCCCCAAATGCCCTCGCTCAGGCGTATGAGCCTATTTGCCAGGTTGGTGTGGCGAGCGGTTATTGTCGCGCGCCCAGCGTGCTGACCACACTGGAAGCATTGCCCGAACCCACGCCTTTGCCCCTTCCCACACCTGTGGTTCCAGCCCCCACGGTGACGCCATCGGCGTCCGTGAGTCCGTTGTCCATGGGGAATCCGCTTGATTTGACCCCTTACGATTTTGGGTCGTTTAACAGACCTTTTTCGTTGAATTCCTTGTGGAACATTCGCCCAAAATTCGTCACGTTGGGTACTGCAGAAATTCCCAAATCCACGTATTACCCATTGATTGGAACAGGCAAGTATTCCACCACCGCCTTTCTGGCCAAACCGACTGATCCAGCAGTCAAGGTATACCCGCTGCCCGGTACCTATGGGGTGTGGGATCCCGATGCCGAGGCCAATTTTCCGTCCATTGACATTCCTCATTGGCCTGCTGACACCTTGCCCGCCAGCGGTACAGATGGCCATGCCGACATTGTCGATGTTGAAAACGGCATGATTCATTCTTTCTGGCAGTTGAGACAAACGAACGGTCGATGGGTTGCAGCTCAATACGCTTGGTCCAAGCTGGATGGCCGCGGTTGGGGCGATGGTTCTCATTACTTTCAAGGGGCCCGTGCTTCAGGTATTGCATCAATCGCAGGCTTGATCCGGAAGAACGAAATCAACGACGGCGCAAGTCAGTATTTCCATGCCTTGGCCATGTCGTTGACTTACACCGGCATGTCGGAATACGAGCAGTTTGTTTTTCCCGCCACATCGGGTGATCGAACCTGGCGAGAAAATACAGGCCGCTTTCCAACGGGTGCGTTGTTGATGCTGCCTCCCTCGTTTGATTCTTCAAAAATCAGCAATCCTGACCTGAGAAAGGTGGTCAATACCCTGAAAACCTATGGGGCCTACGTGGTGGATCGAAATGTTGGTACTCCCTTCTACATCTATGTTGAAAATGGATCAGGGTTTAATCTTCACAAAGGTGGATGGAATTCCGCTGTCGGCAATGACCTGCAAAAAATTCGGGCAGCGCTTCGCCAGGTTATCTATGCAAAAGACTGGGTCAACGCCCTAGGTCAGCCAGTTGCAGCGCTTGCGCCATTGAATGCCACTTCAATGCGTGGGCCCTGGAAGCCGATGGTCAAAGGCGGTGCCGTGCCTGTGTACGATTCACGCAAGCAGGGTGTCACGTTTGGCAAAACTGACAAAGCGTACTGGGCTGAAAGTGCGTCTGACAGGTCTATCCCAAGAGTGAGTTGGGCCAAGCCTGTGAAAGGTCGTCTGTATGAGTTCAAGGTCAAGGCGACCAACGGCGGGCGTGCTTACCTTCGCTTCTGGGGCAATGGTGCCGAGCAGTTCAACACCCGGGCCTTGGGTGACGGCGAGACCTATCGCTTCAACTGGCCCATGGTCAATGGTGTGTCCATTTTGGGTGTGGTCAGCGGGGTGGGGGATAAAACCTTCATTCAGGGCATGTTGACTGAAGTCGCTCAATAA
- a CDS encoding site-specific integrase: MRSLTKIDASSNLTPRLPEAAFTRSGLKFQPNNDLWHWVDGPFRVHLDFGKLFLPSSIPIDSIKRTLLVFAKRSSSSHLVNLFSVFVHFLTYRNNSTQLKTITTAEISSYSSNLLSHQKWRVGTLNVLLQKWVSLGLPGVESDCTNYLREIRKPGNTKGNAVRTRDPIRGPLSNDEYTNLYKSVDAAYGRMEIQQWVLVLTRLLFACGGRISQYASLKLSDLNAVNGVWTIKLPQVKTREKHSRYSFKEFDLSPQTGRLLAEYVQTLKIAGYKDDSALFPEDIVMPSGKRSSSRAEGDLFLGHCESNYLSNIFSKMLQPICPATERLGFEAIPISAQRFRYTFGTRMAEEGVSKTIIADRLGHTDLQNVDVYFEASPRIVDNIDKAMGYALAPLSRAFMGRLIEDEQHSTQKGKTGSRIIDFRSAATPLGNCMGCGKQCAFDKPVACYTCFKFEPWLDAPHEKVLARLESERARFSADERMATVNDDAICAVREVIAECKHINEARKGERCV, encoded by the coding sequence ATGCGCTCACTAACAAAAATTGATGCGAGTTCTAATCTTACTCCTCGTTTGCCAGAGGCAGCCTTCACTAGAAGCGGACTAAAGTTTCAGCCAAACAACGATTTGTGGCATTGGGTAGATGGCCCATTTCGGGTCCATTTAGATTTTGGAAAATTATTTTTACCAAGCTCGATTCCAATAGATTCCATTAAACGGACTTTGTTGGTTTTCGCTAAGAGAAGTTCTTCGTCTCACCTAGTTAATTTATTTAGCGTCTTCGTTCACTTCCTTACATATCGAAACAACTCGACGCAGTTGAAGACAATAACTACAGCTGAGATATCGAGTTACTCCTCGAATCTGCTGAGTCATCAGAAATGGCGGGTAGGCACATTAAATGTATTACTTCAAAAATGGGTGAGTCTTGGGTTGCCCGGAGTTGAGTCTGATTGCACAAATTATCTGCGTGAAATCCGTAAGCCTGGGAATACTAAAGGGAACGCCGTCAGAACAAGAGACCCTATAAGAGGACCTTTGAGCAACGATGAGTACACCAATTTGTACAAGTCCGTGGATGCCGCATATGGTCGCATGGAAATTCAGCAATGGGTGCTGGTTCTTACCCGACTATTGTTTGCTTGTGGTGGGCGTATATCTCAATACGCTTCTCTTAAGTTAAGTGATTTAAATGCAGTCAATGGGGTTTGGACTATTAAGCTTCCACAGGTAAAAACCCGTGAAAAGCACTCTCGTTATTCCTTTAAGGAGTTTGACTTGAGTCCTCAGACTGGAAGGTTGCTTGCTGAATACGTGCAAACCTTAAAGATAGCTGGTTACAAAGATGATTCAGCTCTGTTTCCAGAAGATATCGTAATGCCAAGTGGTAAAAGAAGCTCGAGCAGAGCTGAAGGAGACCTTTTTTTAGGTCACTGTGAAAGTAATTACCTTTCAAATATTTTTTCAAAAATGTTGCAGCCAATCTGTCCCGCAACGGAAAGGCTGGGTTTTGAGGCCATTCCAATTTCAGCTCAACGATTTCGGTACACCTTTGGAACTCGTATGGCTGAAGAGGGGGTAAGTAAAACAATCATTGCTGACCGTTTAGGACATACAGATTTACAGAACGTAGATGTGTATTTTGAAGCATCTCCTCGAATTGTTGACAACATAGATAAAGCTATGGGCTATGCCCTGGCGCCTCTGTCGCGAGCTTTTATGGGTCGACTGATTGAAGACGAGCAACATTCAACACAAAAAGGTAAAACCGGTAGTCGTATTATCGATTTCAGGTCGGCTGCTACCCCCCTAGGGAATTGCATGGGCTGTGGCAAGCAGTGTGCATTTGATAAGCCTGTGGCTTGTTACACCTGTTTCAAGTTTGAACCATGGCTCGATGCTCCTCATGAAAAGGTGCTTGCTAGGCTTGAGTCCGAACGAGCCCGCTTCTCTGCTGATGAGCGTATGGCCACTGTCAATGATGATGCGATATGCGCGGTACGCGAGGTAATCGCCGAATGTAAGCATATAAATGAAGCTCGCAAGGGGGAGAGGTGTGTATGA
- a CDS encoding fumarylacetoacetate hydrolase family protein, translating to MPHVALLAAQTKAVQVRNIFCIGRNYSAHIAELGNRPEEDPVVFIKPTSALHVQGKPIVLPVHSSEVHYEAELVLLVGKAGKHIPEDEAMDYIAGYGLGLDLTARDLQTKAKQGGLPWAVAKGFDCAATVTPFVPANTIQNPFEIQFEMHLNGHLRQHGDIRKMLFSIPLIVHYLSTVFALQEGDLIFTGTPEGVGSLTSLDKIRLVLPGHIDTEFDVI from the coding sequence ATGCCACACGTCGCCTTACTGGCTGCTCAAACCAAAGCGGTTCAGGTTCGCAATATTTTCTGTATCGGCCGAAACTACTCGGCTCACATCGCGGAGCTGGGCAATCGTCCGGAGGAAGACCCAGTTGTGTTCATCAAGCCCACCTCAGCACTGCATGTGCAGGGCAAGCCCATTGTGTTACCCGTGCATTCCAGTGAAGTGCACTACGAGGCTGAATTGGTGTTGTTGGTCGGCAAGGCCGGTAAACACATTCCCGAAGACGAAGCCATGGATTACATTGCGGGTTATGGTTTGGGCCTCGACCTGACCGCCCGCGACCTGCAAACCAAAGCGAAGCAGGGCGGCTTGCCTTGGGCTGTGGCCAAGGGTTTTGATTGCGCGGCCACGGTGACTCCTTTTGTGCCGGCGAATACCATTCAGAATCCTTTCGAGATTCAATTTGAAATGCACTTGAATGGCCATTTAAGGCAGCATGGGGATATTAGAAAAATGCTGTTTTCCATTCCGCTTATTGTTCATTATTTGAGTACGGTTTTTGCCCTGCAGGAAGGTGACCTTATTTTCACCGGTACTCCTGAAGGGGTCGGCTCGTTGACTTCTCTCGACAAAATTCGATTGGTACTGCCCGGTCACATTGACACTGAATTTGACGTGATTTGA